From one Lycium barbarum isolate Lr01 chromosome 6, ASM1917538v2, whole genome shotgun sequence genomic stretch:
- the LOC132598538 gene encoding uncharacterized protein LOC132598538, which produces MAPIYYIIIALPCTVGAIALALLHIYRHLLNYTEPTYQRYIVRIIFMVPVYALTSFLSLILNESAIYFNSIREIYEAWVIYNFLSLCLAWVGGPGAVVLSLSGRVLKPNMCLMTCCFPPLPLDGRFIRRCKQGCLQFVILKPILVIVTIILYVKGKYEDGNFSPRQSYLYLTIIYTISYSMALYALALFYVACKDLLRPFNPVPKFIIIKSVVFLTYWQGVLVFLAAKSELIKDTEEAAEFQNFVICVEMLIAAFAHLYAFPYKEYAGANIGSSSGFTASLGHALMLNDFYHDTVHQFAPTYHDYVLYNHGGDAEEGCATKYRARTFVPTGPEMDTVRKNKHILGNKQEDVQLSSLSPSANNNNPQNLGAGQQTGKSEAMNYSLLMDASNNVSAPYDLSLIDVDISSYPSKVPAANPGTR; this is translated from the exons ATGGCGCCCATATACTATATCATCATTGCATTGCCTTGTACTGTTGGTGCCATTGCATTGGCGCTTTTGCACATATACAGGCACCTTTTGAATTACACCGAGCCTACTTATCAAAGATACATTGTTCGCATCATCTTTATGGTTCCT GTTTATGCACTAACGTCATTCTTGTCACTCATCCTAAATGAGAGTGCCATCTATTTCAATTCCATTCGTGAAAT ATATGAGGCTTGGGTCATATATAATTTTCTATCACTCTGCCTGGCATGGGTAGGCGGCCCAGGGGCTGTTGTTCTAAGTTTGAGTGGCCGAGTTTTAAAGCCAAATATGTGTCTGATGACCTGCTGCTTTCCTCCACTTCCTTTGGATGG ACGCTTTATTCGAAGGTGCAAGCAGGGATGTCTGCAGTTTGTGATTCTCAAGCCGATATTAGTGATCGTTACAATCATACTCTATGTAAAAGGAAAATATGAGGATGGAAATTTCAGTCCTAGGCAATCATACCTCTACCTCACAATTATATATACTATTTCATACTCAATGGCACTTTATGCCTTGGCTTTGTTTTACGTGGCATGCAAAGATCTGCTCCGGCCTTTTAATCCAGTTCCAAAGTTTATCATTATAAAATCCGTCGTATTCCTTACGTACTGGCAG GGTGTTCTGGTGTTTCTTGCTGCAAAGTCAGAACTTATTAAAGATACCGAGGAAGCTGCTGAATTTCAGAATTTTGTAATTTGTGTTGAGATGCTTATTGCAGCTTTTGCGCATCTTTATGCCTTCCCATACAAGGAATATGCTGGCGCAAATATTGGTTCTTCTAGTGGTTTTACCGCTAGCCTTGGACATGCCCTTATGCTAAATGACTTCTACCATGACACGGTCCACCAG TTTGCTCCTACTTATCATGATTATGTTCTCTATAATCATGGTGGTGATGCTGAAGAGGGATGTGCAACGAAGTACCGAGCGAGGACTTTCGTCCCAACTGGCCCAGAGATGGATACTGTTAGGAAAAACAAGCACATACTTGGAAACAAACAGGAAGATGTACAGTTATCTAGTCTCTCCCCCTCTGCTAATAACAATAATCCACAAAATCTGGGTGCAGGCCAGCAAACAGGGAAATCAGAGGCAATGAACTACTCGTTGCTTATGGATGCATCAAATAATGTTTCAGCACCCTATGACCTATCACTGATTGATGTAGACATTTCAAGTTATCCATCTAAGGTACCTGCAGCCAATCCTGGGACAAGGTGA
- the LOC132598539 gene encoding pentatricopeptide repeat-containing protein At4g38150-like, translated as MAGIIIARFARLVSPYALRFHHSYQTQIPNTVSSFSPLSTIRPFSTTTTTPETPISNTPTPPPQKRNTLVNFSLSDSEDSDSEATTKEVAKPQIDKSKLPPPYDPFNKKPVIDEPQDPTNLQEVFQKIRSDGLINNAVKMFDGLSKDGLTHEALELFSQIKDKNQMPDVVAHTAVIEAYANARQHKEAHKVYLRMLSSGVLPNAYTYSVLIKALAESGEEKFLKEAKKYVLEMVEKRGMKPNAGICLASFEGLVKAGMEEEGKELLQIVKRNGAVPEESKMKEALKNKRGLVYRTIMQVFYAK; from the coding sequence ATGGCCGGAATAATCATTGCCCGTTTCGCCCGTTTGGTTTCCCCTTATGCCCTTCGTTTCCACCACTCTTACCAAACCCAAATCCCAAACACAGTCTCTTCTTTTTCACCACTCTCCACAATCAGACCATTTTCCACCACTACCACTACCCCAGAAACACCCATTTCCAATACCCCAACTCCACCTCCTCAAAAGCGCAACACATTAGTCAATTTCTCGTTATCTGATTCAGAAGACTCCGATTCTGAAGCAACGACAAAGGAGGTAGCGAAACCACAGATAGATAAGTCCAAATTACCACCACCGTACGACCCATTTAACAAGAAACCCGTAATCGACGAACCCCAAGACCCAACAAACTTACAAGAAGTATTCCAAAAGATACGTTCAGATGGACTAATCAACAATGCAGTTAAGATGTTCGACGGATTGTCAAAAGACGGGTTAACCCACGAGGCTTTAGAACTATTCTCTCAAATCAAAGACAAGAATCAAATGCCAGATGTGGTGGCCCACACAGCGGTTATCGAGGCATACGCGAATGCCAGGCAGCACAAGGAAGCTCATAAGGTGTACTTAAGGATGCTTTCATCGGGGGTGCTTCCGAACGCGTATACGTATAGCGTTTTGATTAAGGCGTTGGCGGAGAGTGGAGAAGAAAAGTTTTTGAAAGAGGCGAAGAAGTATGTGTTGGAGATGGTGGAGAAAAGGGGAATGAAGCCGAATGCGGGTATTTGTTTGGCTAGTTTTGAAGGGTTGGTGAAGGCAGGAATGGAGGAAGAAGGGAAAGAGTTGTTGCAGATAGTGAAGAGGAATGGAGCTGTGCCTGAAGAGAGTAAGATGAAGGAGGCGTTGAAGAATAAAAGAGGGTTGGTTTATAGGACTATAATGCAGGTTTTCTATGCCAAATGA